Genomic segment of Triticum urartu cultivar G1812 unplaced genomic scaffold, Tu2.1 TuUngrouped_contig_1408, whole genome shotgun sequence:
TGTATATATCTTAGTTTTAGGCCTATTTTTGCACCAAAAATCAACCTATAGTGAATTTGTTTGCCCCCCCAGCCAGTGGCCCCCCCATGATTCTTGCCCAAGCTCCGCCACTGTTCATCAGATAAGTGCTAATTGCACGCAGAGAAGAGCAGGTGCACCACACCACTCACTGTCTGCAAGCCTCGCCTGATCTCGGGTAAGTGCTGAACATTATACTATCTTTCAGCGGATACGTACGATAGAGCCGGCGCATACGGCTTATTGCGCACTACTAATATGGATCTATTACAGCCTAATTAGTGGAAGGAGGTGTTCTTGAGGTGCTCCGGCGCTTCCTCGAAGTTGTGCCTCCTGGCCATGGAGAGGATGGTCTTGTCGGCGACGATGAAGTAGGCCATCCCGGCGACGGTGGAGATGATGAGCGCCTGCCCAGTTGGGTTGATGTGTGCCTTGGCCCACGGCAGCATCCTCACGCTCGCCAGCTGCAGAGAAAGGCACGGAGGAAGAACTTGGTGAGATTGTTCGTCCTTGCAACTAGCCGTGCCGGCTGAGCAATGTGCACTTACGGTGGGGACTGCTGCTGCAACGGTGGCGACAGCCGCGGCCTCTGCAGTTTCGAATCAACACCGGGATGTTAACGATGACCAAGTTTCAGCGCAAACATTACACAAACCCGCAATGTACTGGAGTAGAACAGAGTGGCAAGAGCATCGCCAGCATGGTGAACCGGCGGGCCATGCATCATATCGTTTTGGTTAGTACCTCTGGAGCAGCGCTTGGCGACGGCGAGCCTCTGGTCGAGGTATGCGCGGGTCACCGTAGACATCTTGGCGAGAGAGGTTGGTGGTACGAGAACCCAAGGAAGTGAACTGTTGTGAAGCGTGTCAGGCAAGACGAGTAGTGGTATGTGAGATGGGATGGGGCACAGCTCGGTGCTCTGGCCGGATTTATAGGATGCAAGAAACCGCGAAACCGGCGCACGGAGAGGACGGTGAGCTCAGCTGATACGGCGGGAAGCGAGAACGTGGTTTCGAGACGAGCGGTGGTATCGGCAGGCAGGGGCGGACCCAGGACAAAAATGACCCGGGGTCACATGTCTATCACATATATGTGAATATCAAGTCATAATATTCACTGTAGAAAATTAAACGGTAAAGGAAATATTTATTCACTGTAGGAAATTGAACGGTAAAGGAAATCAAATTAAAGTCCCCAATTAGTGAATAAAGTATAACTGATGACGAGGAAATGCAGCACTTGATCTTGATTGCCTACAAATTAAAAGAAATGAAACCACTTAGCAACCAGGTATACATATTAATTACAGTTATGTAATAAGTAAGTTAAAACCATTACCTTTCTATAATGGTTTCCTAAATTCTTTGATGGCCTCAAAGCGATCACAATTACCGGATCATTACTAACCTTCCTCATTTCATTTTTCTGCACATAACAAATAAGGTTGTGCATCAAGGCGTCGCCACCAAGACGAGTCCGCAAATATGTCTTCACAATTTTCATAGCTGAAAAATATATCTCAACTGTAGCAGTGGCAACAGGCAATATTAGTACTAGCTTCAAAAGTCGATAAACTAAGGGATATACCAGAGGAGCGGTCATTTGCTCGGACATACGCAATGTAAAGATGAAGGTGATGTCTGAGGTCCGTGAGTTCTCCATCATCGATATCTTTTGGATAATGTTTAGCTAGACTCATCAAATGCTCTAAGTTGAAATCATGAAATGATTCATGTGGGATCAAAGCCGCCGAGCAGACAAGTAGTTCAATTTTTTGGCAAACTGTATAAAACTACGAATCATGTCTACTTGAATTGCAATTGCATGGCTGTAAAATAAAACTTACTTACATGTTGCCGGTGCTTCCAGCCGTCTTAGTCTCCTAGAGTATTGAAATATTCTTCTCCACTTACCACTACAATAGCCAAATAGTCCAACAGCCAATACAATCAAAATTTCTAGTCTTATCCAGTAGCCCTAATTTCCTAGGGTTAGAGAAAGAACGCAAGAATTAGAACAGAATTTGGAAATTGCAATAGAGGCGGACGCATAGTGCAAGATACCTATTATCTGTTTCTACACTGATTGGGCGAATTGGGGCGATCTGACGATTGGCGGCGACTGCGAGCGAGGCGTACAGGGGCACGAAGCGCAGCGGCGATTAGAGGAACAGGCGAGGCGACAGGCGAAGGCAGGTACGTATCGATCAATGTGTGTAGTGGGCCTTTTCCAGGGCGTCACGCGCTGCCTGTCGGCTGGGCCGTCTGGGCCCTAGTTGGCTAGTTGTAGCCGTTTGGTCTGGACGGGGTGTCCCTTTAGGAAATTTAGGGGTGTCTAAGCCTACATGGGCTCTAATGTAGTATAAGGTAAGATGATTTTTTACCCGGTGTCATGGGCTACCTCCTGGGCCAACGTGGGCCTGCCCCTGTCGGCAGGCGGGATGGCCGGCGCTGCGGCAGAGCACACGCGCCTCGCCTCTGCAACCGCGTAAAGATAAGGCGTGGATCGATGATTGGGGTTGGCAGGGAGCGTGTTCGTGCGTAGGATAAGACATAGGTAGGAGCATGTGCGTGAATGCAGTGTCTGTCAGCGTGCCCTCCGTTTTGTTGGCGATGTGTGTGGGGTGGGCGCTCCCAGTTTACCGCCAACCCGACGGCAATCATACCCCACCAGCGGTTCCCTGCATATCCTTTGTTTGGCTGGTATCGTTCCCCAGTGTTCATGCTAGCCCTTTTGCCAGGTGTTGATCGCTCATTCAGAAAATGTAAAGGCTGTTTACTATAGCTATCATTTAACTCACTATGCTCCTTCATTTCGGAGCCCTCCTACTGAATTGAAGTTTTAAATTCTGAATTTGATTTACAATTTTGATCAGGTCAACTATTTCTCAACAAGCTCTTTCATTTAGTTGAGGCATTCAATTTTGTATTTGATTCATGATTTTGACTGGGTAAATGATTTCTCAAATTAATGGACAACAACCAGCTTGTAAAAGCACACTAGTCCTGTGTTGTGCACCCTTTCGCCATCTAAAAAAAGAAGCGCCAGCATGTGACGCTATGGCGGCAATATAGTTTATGAGGCTACCAACGCAAGAAACTTTCCTAAGTATTTTTTTTTTGAACGGAACTTCCTCACATTAGTATTTATTGATTAGAAGATAATACATAATCACACCGCCAACAAATCCCACTAACAACCACATTAAAAACCACTCCATCATCTTTCTTCCACACCAAACCAAAAACTATCTTTCTGAAATCCAGCAACAGCAAAGCGAAGCACGTCCAAGCCTTCTTGTAGGGATGAAATCGCAAAAGAAAGTTATGTAGCAATGATAACTTATATGAGAACCGTGTCATAACTGGACTAATGTTGTTCAAATCCAAAGAATTTTAGACGAACTGATTCTACATTAAATTCTACATCGTATAAAATTCGGAGATTTTGGTGAGATCTGAAATAATTTTGGTGTCGTGCAAATATTTACACTAATCTATTCCAAATTTAAGTAAACAAAATTGTGACCACTTTCACACCAATGGCATCGTGTTCATAACAAAAAAacatatatactccctccatttcttttTAGCCTGCATATAAAATTTGGTCACGGTCAAACTTTGAAAAGTTTGACTAACTTTGTAGGAAAAATATCAAAATCTACAATATTAAAGCTATATGGTATGAAATTAATTTTTCGTGATGCATCTAATTTCATGTTGTAAATGTTGATATATGTTTATATAAACTTAGTCAAAATTGACGAAGTTTGACTTCGACCAAAttttatatgcagactaaaaaaaAATGAAGGGAGCACATCACATGTGCATGTCTGCCATTCACTTAAATTTATGTACTATAAATAAGTACACATAAAAAACATATTATACATCGCATATGCATATACAAAACGAGATGTGTGATTCGCCGGAGTAATTGCCAGATTGAACACGAAGCTGGCGTTTGGTTCGTGGGCGAGAATGACTTGGCTGAGGATATCCTTAACCAGGTGGTTGGGGATAGCCAATTTATGCCGTTTGGTTGTGAGGGATTGGGTGAGTTGGATGACCACATCTTATTGTTTGGTTGGGAGGATAAGAGGTGGCTAGGGATAGGCATTTGTATGTTTGCTGTGAATAGAATTAAAGTTGAACTTCATAATCCAACACTCAACACTATAGTCCAACATCATAGACAAGTTACAACTATTTTCTTCACTGGCACGATGCTACGGGTGTCTTCGTCTGACCTGCAAAAAGAAACGAGACAGAGAAGAGCATCAGGTCACATGTACAGAAAGAACAGAGAAGCTTGCCTCTCGTGTTCCTAATTAGCCAAAGCTCTCTCCAATCCCCACAACCAGATATCTCGCGGTTCCCAGCCACCGGAGCTTAACGTTCCCCGCCGCCAGATCTCCCCGTTCCCAGCCGCCGGCGCTTCCCACTCCCCACCAGCCCATGGCCACATCTCGCCACTAGGAGACGGAgaagagagagggggaggagaGACGCTGAGGATTTGAACCTGAAATGCACCGGAGTCCTTGTTGACTCGTACCGCCACCCCGATCCAAATCATCGCCGCCGCTTCTTTGTTCGGGCGAGGGAGCTGTCAAGGTTCGCTCGGGTGAGGGGTAAGACAGAAGAAGGAAAAGGAAAACGATTCGCACGCGAGTGGCTGCCCTCATCCGCGAGAATCTCGCGACTTTCCTCAGCCAGCTTTTAGCCGAATATTCCCAGGCATCTGGCTATCTATATCCTCTCTTGCTCTCCAACCAAACGAGTGGCATCCTCAGGAAAACTGGTTATCCCTGTCCCTATGGTGGATAACCACACAACCAAACGCCACCGAACATGACGATTCAGTTGTGTGGACTGACTTATTGATAGTTAAACAACTATATATTCTGGGAAGATCACTGGCAGCAAGCAATGAAAATGTAATACTGGTTTTTGACATGATGCATGGTGTGTATATACCCCGCTTTGAGAAATTTCGGCATCTTTCTGAGATCACCTCGGATCAAAACAGCACTGTCGGTGAATTTGCTAAGTGGAAACTAGGATGTGAGTACTAGATGTTCTTAGCTGATCAAGTCAATGCCCTGGTGCGTGTGTGCATTCACAGATGTGAGTGCATGCGCGTATGTATGAGCGCTTGTGTATGTACTATTAAAAAAAAGTTGATGTCCTAGTCACGTGGGTGGCAGCGAGCCAACAAGATTAAACTAAACGTCAACTTGAGGTTGCTTAACTTTTTATATAATCTGACTGATTCATAAAAATAGCCACGATAGTTGGAAAAATTTGGTTAAACAAATGCTGGTGCATCATTCAGTATTGCCAGCTCAAAAGATACTGTACATGGCTACTTGCATGATGAAAAATATATTACGAAATGAGCAATTGCACTCGCAGTACAAGACTATCCGGGACGGGAGCATCCCTGACCTCCCTTGCTGATCAGTACGCTATGCACTTTGGCGTACAAGGTTTATTGGGCATTACTAATAATGGATCAAACTAGTGGAAGGAGGTGTTCTTGAGGTGGTCCGGCGCGTCTTCGAAGGAGTGCTTCCTGGCCATGGAGAGGATGGTCTTGTCAGCGACGATGAAGTAGGCCATCCCGGCGACGGTGGAGATGATCAGGGCCTGCCCGGTCGGGTTCAGGTGCGCCCTCGCCCACGGCAGCATCCTCACGCTCGCCAGCTGCAGAGAAAGGCACGGAGGAAGAAGACAGTGAGATGCATGATTGTTGGATGGATCTTGGGGGTGCTTGCAAGAAACGTGTACTTACGGTGGGGACtgcggcggcgatggtggcgaCAGCCGCGGCCTTGGCTCCGGCCATGGCAGCCTCTGCAGTTTGAGTTAAATGGTAAGCCCGATGTCAGAGGATCAAGTCAAGTGTCGGCACAGAGAGAAAGCAGCAAAAAATGGCAAGAGTCTGTTGGCCTTAGGAGCATGCCGTCAGTGATTACCTTTGAAGCAGCGGTTGGCGGCGGCGAGCCTCTGGTCGAGGTAGGCGCGGCTCACCGTAGACATCTTGGCGATCGAGGTTGGTGGCACGAGAACGCAAGCAAATGAACTAGTAGCTAGCAGTGAAGTGTGTGAGGCAAGATGAGTAGTGGTGTGTGAGATGAGATGGGGGCAGAGCTGAGCGGTTCGCTGCAAATCCTTTGTTGATCCCTTTGGTTGTGGGGGAATATAAAGTTGGCCATCTGTTCAAATTTTCCACTAGCTAGCCCGGTCACTGCTTGCACCACCACCGTAGATCTCCCGTTGTCGCGAATCTCGACCCTCGCCCAAGGTTTGGGCAATAACAAAAAAAAATACCAAGAGGGTACGAGAAACGTGTTTACTGAAAAATACCAAGTGGTCACCGTTCAAAATTTACAAatgaaattcaaattcaaatttactTGTGCTACTAGGTATAACCATGCGATGTACTCATTTTAGTTTCGCTAGCATCACAGTTGTTGTCTTTCGGCACCTCAAGGGCTTAGGTGTTGAGTTTGGTCCCACATGGGCTGGATTTATTTTTACAATAcaataatatattttatgctcAAATTCAATGGGAAAAGGCTACTGTTGCAAAGAGTCAAACGCGTGACCTTAGCGTTCTTTCTTTAATATAGACACCCAAAGGGCATCTAAGATCCAATCTATATCGAGGAAAACAATTGGACGTAGAACAACCAGTACAAAATTAAATTAAATTAAAAGGCATACTAGTCTTCTTCTTTCTCTGATTGCATGCCGCCCGCTGTAGATTGAAAATTGCACTATATGGAAAGCAAAGAAACTCGAAATCTGCAATCACCCTTGCCATACCAGGCTTTGAAGACCGCCAATCGCCACTTGCCCCTGAGACATGATCTAAAAATCGTTGAAGCAACACCGGCTGGAGTATCACCCAACATAGAAGAGGCTTGCAATCCATCACCATCAGTACCGAGGGATGGAGAAATCGGCCCAAGCCACAGAACAACACAGAAGAAGATGTCGAAGTTGTCACACCAATAGCCAGCCATAAGCTCTCCTTAAAAGACACACGAACTGCCAAGATCTGAAAGGAACCAACACATCTGGGGACACAAACTCTCACGGGCTCTTCGGTGGTGCTAGATCGAACGTCGTCGAGGTAGGGAAAGACTAGAGAGACCTTATTCTAATACGCCATTGTCGGCACCACCTCGTCGATGTCGCCGGAGAAGTAAAAACCTAACGAAAAAAGAGAAGGACAGGTCCCCATTCCTCTTTCCGCCGACGAGACCGCCgaatggagaagaggagggggaCCGAAGCTGTAGTGATAGTTGTGGCAGCGGCTAGGTTAGAAAGTGGAAGTGGAAAAGAGTTGTAGGCACTCGTCAAACTTTGGTCAaatttcattcaaaatcaataCTCGGCCTGGTGCACGATTGCTCCACAAGGACTGCTTTCAACCTGAACCAACATTGAAAGTGGAGGTGCATGATTCCTACTTCAGGTTCAAGAGGGATTTTTGCACACAATGACAACTCTCGTTCTCTCCTTTGTTGAAACTAGTAAATGtgcacgttcaacacacgtgtaATCTTAATCCGGCTTGAAAATATACCTGAATTTTCTTTAGAAAAGTAACATAAAAAATAGTTTGTGTAAGCACCACCAGTGGCAGGTCCATCTCTTCCTTCAAATGGGTTGAAAATTGTACTAATCCAACGTAGTTAAGGGTATATGCAAGTGACCAGGGGAGGGGGCACATATCTTATCCTCATGCCACTAAAAGAGAAATCCAAAAATCTAAGCACAATCCATTGAAATCAGCACAACTGATCCACTACCCAGCTGCTACCAAAAGTTCCATATCACTATGTAACCTAGTTGTTTCATAGCGCACGTTGGTAATGAAGCTTAATAACTGTTGAATGTGTGCACACAAGACTTATGTTGGTTCAGTTTTATGAAGCCTGATTTGGGTTCAATTTTCAGTGCATACATGATGCTTTTCTGTTCAGTGAAACGTGAATCAATGCGTGTTTGACGGTGGCGTGTCCCCTAAGGCGGCACTGACGACCTAGGCCTGACGGAGAGGGACGGGCATACGGTCCAGGAAGTGTCCATGATGGTCCAACGGCCCGACGCCAACGGACGCCGCATCCCTGACAGGTCCGACGGCGATGGGCGGTCCAGGCGGTGCCTCCGACGCGCCCCCGCCGGTCGGCAGGCGGTCTAGGCGGTGTTCCCGACAGTCGGCGTCTTTGAAGTTGCGGCGGCGTCGCTATGGCCGAGGCCACGCAAAGGCGATAGGTAGAGGTGGCACGGAGACGTGAGGGGCGGCGTCCTTGAAGCTGTTATGGGTTGAGGCGATGGGGACGGCATGCGTTGCTGAAGCGAGGTGATGGGGCGGCGCTGCGGGGCGGTTCACTGTGGCAGTTTCCTCTCGTGTGAATGGGTACGTAAGGAAGGGAATCGCATGATGGTTCATTATGGTGGTTTCCTTTCATGTGAAAGGGTACGTAAGGATGGGGATCGCGCGATGGTTCGTTGTGACAGTTTCCTTTCGTGTGAAAGTGTACGTAAGGAAGGGGATCGCAAGATGGTTCGTTGTGGTAGTTTTCTTTCGTGTGAAAGGGTACATAAGGAAGGGGATCGGGGAGAGAAATGATTGATTAGCTGTAAACGCGTTTAGCACTAAACATGTTTAGTTGCTCACCATTAGGACAATAAGGACTATCCGATTAACACTAATGGATGGCCAAGATCTGCTGGATCTGCCCTATTGGATCTTTTTATATTGATGATATAGATATAGATGCATGTTTTTCCTCTATAAACTTTCCTTATTTGCCATGCCATCTATTAAACCTTATCAAAAGATTTAACAAGTGAGGTGGCATGATCCCGATGTGCATAGCAAAACAGGGGGTAATTAGGGAGTCAAAAAGAATGGAGAGTTATTTCGGTCTCCTGCATGCTCTGACACTGCCACATGTCAAATGATAACCACAAACAAGAAAATGCAAGATGGGTGATGATAGGTGAACCTAAGTTAGACAAAGGCAAGTTGTTATTAATTCAAGATTACTGCTGGCTGGATACATGATGATTACTTGATCAGATAAGTGCTAATTGCACGCAGAGAAGACCAATACACCACACCACTCACTGTCTGCAAGCCTCGCCTGATCTCGCATAAGTGCTGAACGTTATACACCATCTTTCAGCAGACACGTACGGGCTGGCGTATACAGCTTATTACGCACTACTAATGGATCTATTATAGTCTGACTACTGGAAGGAGGTGTTCTTGAGGTGGTCAGGTGCGTCATCGAAGGAGTGCTTTCTGGCCATGGACAGCATGGTCTTGTCGGCGACGATGAAGTAGGCCATCCCAGCGACCGTGGAGATGATAAGCGTCTGGCCGGTGGGGTTCAGGTGCGCCCTCGCCCACGGCAACATCCTCACGCTCGCCAGCTGCAGAGAAATCGCACGGACCACATCAGACCGTATTCTCAGGAAATGTATTTGCCGTGCAGGGTGAGTGGTTGCTTCTGATGAAGTACTCACGGTGGGGACTGCGGCAGCGACGGTGGCGATGGTCGCGGCCTAGGCTCCCGCCATGGTGGCCTCCGTAGTTTCGAATCAACACCGGGATGTTAATGACGACCAAGTTTCAGCAGGGTGAGTGGGTCGCCGTGCAGGATGTTAATGGCTACAATGTACTAGTAGAACAGAGCGGCAAGAGCATTGCCGGCATGGTGAACCGACAGGCCAGCATGTCGTTTTGGTTAGTACCTCTGGAGCAGCGCTTGGCGACGGCGGCGAGCCTCTGGTCGAGGTAGGCGCGGGTCACCGTAGACATCTTCTCGGGGGCAGAGCTTAGTGGCAACTGGCAAGATGATCCGAAGGAAGTGAACTAGCACGCGTAGTACGACTGTACGAGTGGTAGTGAAGTGAGGTTGGATGGGGCAGAGCTGGTGCTCCGCCCAGATTTATAGCTAGGCTGCGAGAAACCGCGAAACCGGCGTGCGCGCGGAGAGGAAGGCTGATAAGGTGGGAAGCGAGACCGTGGGTTTCACACGATCGACGCGGCAGAGGACAGATGGTTCGCATATAAAAACCATCCCACGTGACACGCCGCTGATAGTTTTTGATGACCACTGCACTGCAACTAGTATACAGGTAACGAAATTGCTAACGGAGAGTAATCTTCTAAAAATGCTAATCaaactgcccccccccccccccccccccccccccccccccccaaccccccccccccccccccccccccctgattTCAAGGGTGGGCCCGTGCGCCCAACTAATGACGAATTAAAAATGGCCATGGACAGGATCGATCGGGGTTGGCAGGGAGCGTGTTCCTGTTCGTGCGTAGGTGCTGCATCATAGCCTCATAGGAGGAGCGTGTGAGTGAGTGTGCCCTCTGTTCTGTTGGCTATCTGTCTGGGCGCTCCCAGTTTTCCGCCAACCCGGCCGCAATCCAATTCCGCGAGCGGTCCGCTGCAAATTCATTGTTTCTTTTTTGTTGCCGGGAAATACTCCCTcaggttttttttacttttttttagATAGTGGTTGTTGTTTTTTGAGATAGAGGTTCTTTTTACTTCGCGTACTTCTTCCGTCACGGTTTAGAAGGCACGCTTGGAAATTCTCTGGGACCTAGGTGGTTATCTATTGGTTGTGAGATAGGCTAAAAAATAGCATTCACACTATGCATGCATATAGAAATAGTATACGGAGTACTAATTAGTTACTAAAATAAATGCAATGCGCCCTAAACCTTGTCTATTGTGAAAACGCATGCAAATTTAACTGTGCCTTCTAAACcgtgacggagggagtattagatTTCTTCAAAGTCAAGTTTACCATACttatataaaaaattataaaGATCTACAATATCAAAAAAATATCATATGAAAATATACTCCACAATGTATCTAATGATATTGTATTTGTATTGTGAATATCAATAATATTTTATGTAAACTTTATCAAACTTCGAAGAGTTTGACTTTAAACAAAACTAATATGCAGACTAAaatgaaacggagggagtataaagtTGATCACCCGTTGAAATAACGTAAAGGTTTTCACTATCTAGCCCGGTCAACGCTTGCACAACCACCGTACATCTCCCGTTGTTGCGAATCTCGACCCTCACCAAGTTTTTGGCAATACCCAAAAAATACCAAGAGTGGGAGGAAACACATTTACCGACAATACCAACTGGACACCTTCGAAATTTTTAAATTAAATTTATTTGTGCTATACTCATTTTAGTTGGGAATTCGCTAGCATCGCAGTGGTCGTCTTTGCGCACCTCAGCAAATGCAAGACCTTAGCGTTGAATGTTAGAGTATCTACAACCAGACACTTCATGTTGGCTTTGTGTGTCTGGGCGGGCCATTCAGTCATTGACCGCACAAAAAATAGCAAGCCAGTCGGCTCCCTCAAATCGGTCCTATGCGTCCCGGCCGACCGGCATCCCTCATATCTAGCCCATATCTAGAAAGGGTATGGGGAGACTCGGACGTGCCCACTATGTTGGATCCGACAGACATGACCCACCATAAATTTCATGAAATCACCTTGACCTAGCCGGACCTGCCCTTTTCCTCTCCTCTTTTCTCCTTCGTCTGCTACGACTGTTCCCTAGCTTCACCTTTGTCCTGACCCCAAGGCGCCAGCATCACTGCCACAAACCTCCTCCCCGCCATTCTCGTCACCGCAGTATGTCTCGCTCCTCCCGTCATACACCTTGCCCTCCATGTGTTCAATAATGTCCGAGCAGTGTTTCTTTTTAGCAAAACGATTGGTTCGTCGGATGAGGAGTATAAAGAATAGGAGCTTGATGAATTCATTCAAAAAGAGTTCATCGACTCATCAAAATCGGACGACGAAGATGccaagttgatgatgatgatcaacATCCAGGAGGAATTGGAGATGGAACTGGAGCACATTCTGAACTTCAAAGATTTGGTCAAAGTGAAGAGAGTTCTAAACTAGGATAGGGTCGTTGGCGCACGACTGCTTTATTAGGACTATTTTCAACCCGGACCAATATTCCCTCAAACATTTTTTGTCTTATGCGCAAACCCTTATTCTAAGGTGTGGGGGTGGGAGTGGAGGTACATGACCTCTGCTTCAGGCGCAAGAGGGATTGTCGTTCTGTCCTTTGTTGAAATGCACATGTGCTCTACCCGCAAAAAAATGCACATGTGCTCTGAGGattattttccttttttctttataAATACGTTCCATATTTGCCACGCCATCTATTAAAACTTATCAAAAGATTAAACAAGTGGGTATAGGGGGTCGAAGAATGCGGTGTTATTTCGGTCTTGTGCAGGACCTGCCACTCGCCACATGTCAAAAGATAACCAAAAACAAGGAAATGTAAGATGGGATGATGATGGGTAAACCTGAGTTGTACAAATACAAGTCATTATTAATTCAAGATTACTGGCTGGATACATGATGATTACTTCATCAGATAAGTTGCACGCAGCGAAGCGCAATGCTACACCACTGACTGTCTGCAAGGCTCGCCTGATCTCGAATAAGTGCTGAACATTATACTATCTTCCAGCAGATACTTCCAGGCCGGCGTGCAGATTATAGCCTAATTAGTTGAAGGAGGTGTTCTTGAGGTGGTCCGGCGCGTCCTCGAAGGAGTGCTTTCTGGCCATGGAGAGGATGGTCTTGTCGGCGACGATGAAGTAG
This window contains:
- the LOC125526690 gene encoding early nodulin-93-like, with product MSTVSRAYLDQRLAAANRCFKEAAMAGAKAAAVATIAAAVPTLASVRMLPWARAHLNPTGQALIISTVAGMAYFIVADKTILSMARKHSFEDAPDHLKNTSFH
- the LOC125526691 gene encoding early nodulin-93-like — protein: MSTVTRAYLDQRLAVAKRCSREAAAVATVAAAVPTLASVRMLPWAKAHINPTGQALIISTVAGMAYFIVADKTILSMARRHNFEEAPEHLKNTSFH